Within the Kribbella aluminosa genome, the region CGACGACTTCACCGGCTCGGTCGACGCGCTGCTGCAGTTCCGGCGCGCAGGGTTGTCGGGTGTTCTCGTCACGGGACCTGCGGTCGAGCTGGACGGCGAGCGCACCGACGTGGTCGGGATCGCGGGTACGGCGAGATCCATGCCGACCGAGCAGATGGCGGCCGAGGTCGTTCCTGCGCTGCGAAGGCTCCAAGCGCTCGGCCCGAGGATCGTTCAGTACAAGGCCTGCTCGACCGCGGACTCGGCGCCGCACACGGGCAGCATCGGACGCGTCCTCGAACTGGCGATCGAGCTCTTCCCCGGAGCGCCGGTGCCTATCGTCTTCGCGCAGCCTGATGCGGGCCGGTACACGGTCTTCGGCCACCACTTCGCGCGCGACGACGGCGTCGTGTACCGCCTGGACAGGCAGCCGACGATGAGCGCGCATCCGGTCACCCCGGTGCACGAGTCCGACCTGCGACTGCATCTTGCCGAGCAGACCGCGCTTGAGCTGGGCAGTCTCCAGTGGACCTCGTACGACGGTCCGCTGGTAATGGACGCGGACGAGCCGGGGGTGGTCTGTGACGCGGTTAGCGATGACCACCTGGACCGGCTGGCCCAGGCGATCCTCGAAAGCCGACAGCGGTTCGTCATCGGGTCGGGTGGGATCAGCGGTGCGATCGGTCGGTGCGCGGACGTCGCCAAGCGCCTTCCGCCCCTCACGACGGAAGCCGCGAAGGCATCCGGTCCCACGCTCGTCCTGAACGGTAGTCGTTCGCGGCTCACCCGCAGGCAGGTCGACGCGGCCGTCGCAGCTGGATGGCTCGTACTCGACCTGTTCGCGAAGGAAACGCCGGACCGCGTCCAGACTGCACTAGCGCGCGGCTCGGGAGTGCTGGTGGACTCCTCGGTCGGCCGGCGAACCGTTCCGAGTGCGGAGGTCGAGGACAGGCTCGCCGCGATCGCCGACACCAGCCTGCAACAGCGGAGCACCGACGGGCCCGTTCGCCTCGTGTTGTCCGGTGGCGACACCTCCGGCAACGTACTGCGTCGCCTCGGGGCCGAACGGCTCCGGATCGTGGCGCAGCCCTGGGGCAATGTCGCGCTCTGCCACGCCAGCGGTCCGGCCCCGCACCTGCAGAACGTCGAACTCGTCCTCAAGGGCGGGCAGATGGGACATGTCTCCCTCTTCGACGACATCCGCCTCGGTCGCCCCTCGAAGGAGGCTGCATGCTCACCGACACCGGTGCCAGCACTCACGCACGAATGACCTCGACGTCCGCCGTATCCCTCGCGGGCGACGGACCCCTGGCAGCGCTGCACGCCCGGGCCCTGACCGTGACCATCCCCTCGATGGGCGCGATCATGCTCGACCCGGCCACCTCGCACGCCGACGAGAACTTCCGGGTGGCCGCCGGCGACGTACTTGGCGAACATCAGGGACCGCCGTTCATGGACGGCGACCTCTACAAGTGGCTCGAGGCGGCAACCGTCACGCGGGACCCCGAGCTGCAGGCGATCGTGACCGACGCCGCCAAGCTCATCGCACGGGCCCAACGCGCCGACGGATACCTGCATACCAAGACCCAGATCGCGGGCGCCGAACCACTTGCCGTAGGCACCGACTTCGAGACGTACAACTTCGGCCACCTGATGACGCTGGCCTGCATCCACCATCGCGTCACCGGTGACGATGCCCTGCTCGCCGTCGCGACCAGGATCGGCGACTTCCTCGCCGTACAACGTCCCGAGCTGCTTGCCGAGTGCAACGTCTGCCCATCGCACTACATGGGTGTCGTCGAGCTGTATCGCGTCACCGGTGAGCGCCGATACCTCGAGCTTGCGAAGACCCTGCTGGACCTGCACGGCAGCAAGGGCAGCGCTGGTACGGACGACAACCAGGACGTCCTGCCGGTACGCGAGCAGCGCCGAGCGGTCGGTCACGCGGTCCGGGCCAACTATCTGTACGCCGGGATGGCCGACTACGCCGTGGAGACGGGGGACGAGACGGTGATCGCAGCGCTGGAGAGTATCTGGGACGACCTGGTGTCGAGCAAGCTGTACGTCACCGGCGGCTGCGGGGCCTTGTACGACGGAGCCTCGCCCGATGCCGGTCAGGACTACTACTCGGTGACGAAGGTGCACCAGTCGTACGGGCGCCCGTATCAGTTGCCGCAGACAACGGCGTACAACGAATCGTGTGCATCCCTCGGCCTGGTGTTCTGGGCCTGGCGGATGCTGATCCGCACCGGCGACGCGAAGTACGCCGACGAGATCGAGCGGGTCCTGTTCAACGCGCTCCCCGCGATGGTCGGGTACGACGGCAAGACGTACTTCTACGTCAACCCACTCCGGCAGGTCCGCGACCTCACGTACCCGCTGCGCCGGCCCGGCGATCCGAAGGACGTGGCGCCGCCGCCCTCGGACCAACGCGAACGCCAGGAGTACATGCAGGCCTGCTTCTGCTGCCCGCCGAACATCGCCCGCGTCAGCGCCGAGCTGCCGTACTACGTCTACGCAGAAGGCGATGACGAACTCTGGATCCACCAGTTCGTCACGAGCGAGGTCCGCACGACGTTCAACGGCGTACCCGTGACGGTGCGCCAGCAGACCGACTACCCGGTCTCGGGTGACATCGAGCTGACCGTCGAGGCGGAGCGTCCGGTGCGCGGCCGGTTGCGCGTCCGTGTACCAGGGTGGGCGGACAGCGTCGAACTCGAAGGCCCGAGGGACCGCGGGTACGTCGTCCTCGACCGCGAATGGCATCGCGACACGGTCACCGTGCGGATCCCGCTCCGGCCGCGCCTGCTCACCGCGCACCACTTCGTCGAGGAGGCGACCAACCAGGTGTGCGTCGTCCGCGGCCCGGTCGCGTACTGCCTGGAGACGGCTGACCTCAACGGCCTCGGTCTCGAAAACGTGGCCATCCCGCAGGACGCCAGCATCACGGTCACACCAGGCAGCGGGATGTTCGCCGGTCACGCCCTCCTGCAGGTCGATGTCGCCATCCTCCCCAGCTCGCACGGTCCGTTGTACGCCGAGCTCGACCAGACGCCGCCCCGTCCCGCCGCCCTGCAGTTCGTTCCGTACGGACTGTGGGCCAACCGCGGACACGGCGAGATGACCGTCTGGTTGCCGTTGATCCGCACCTTCGAGAGGAGCGTCGCATGACGCGTATCGCCTTCCTGCACACCGGAGCCGTCGTCATCCCCACGTTCGCCGGTCTCGCCGCCGAACTGCTGCCGGACGTCGAAGTGCAGAATCTGCTCGACGACAAGATCGTCGGCGACCTCGGCCGGGGCGTGGCCGCCGAGCAGATCGAGCAGCGGCTGGCCGACCTCGGTGGCGCGGCGGTCGCGGCCGGTGCGGAGGCCGTCATGTTCACGTGTTCGTCCATCTCGCAGTACGCCGGACCGCTCGCGGAGCGTCTCGGCGTCCCGGTGTACCGCGTCGACGAGGCGATGGCCGACGAAGCCGTACAGACAGGCGAGCGGGTGAGCGTCATCGCCACGCTGCAGACCACGGTGCAGCCGACTGCCGCGCTCCTGCGTGAGCGGGCCGAGTTGCTGGGGCGCGACGTGCAGATCGAGGAGATCGTCGTACCGGATGCCTTCGAGGCTGCTGTCGCGGGGGATCGTGATCGTCACGACGCGCTGGTCGCGGCGGCGATCAAGGATCGTGCCGCCGCGAGTGATGTCGTCGTACTCGCGCAGGCGTCGATGGCGTCAGCTGCGGCGGGTCTCGATCTGCCCGTTCCGGTGCTGACCAGCCCGGAGAGCGGCGTACGCCGGCTTGCCGAGCGGCGGTCGTGATGGAACCGCTCATCGGACTCCAGCTCGGCGCGATCTCGTTCGCCGACGAGGGGGTCGACGTCATCGACCTGCTGGCCGAGAAGGCCGGCGTGACGGCGCTGTTCGTCGCGACCCAGGCGTTCGACCGGGGCGTCCAGGGCCGTCAGATCACAGGCCGGCCGCACCCGGGTCATGGTCCGTACGACTTCGACGACGACCACTGGGGCGGGTCGTACGTCACCCAGCACGCGGAGCACTACCGCGGATCGGTCCTGCAGCCGTATCGCGCGCCGGATCGGGACGTCGAGGGGTACGACGTACTCGCCTCGGTGATCCCGAAGGCGCGCGAACGCGGCCTGCAGACCTACTCCTTTGTCCTGGAGAACAGCCACTCGGGCTTGACGCGCTACGTGCCCAACTGGTCCAAAGTACTGCAGGTCGACGCCTGGGGACGCAGTGACAGTTACGCCTGCGTGCGCAACCCGGACTACCTCGCCTGGTGGCTCAGCCTGGTCGAGGACCAGGTCCGGCATTACGAACTCGACGGCATCATGTTCGGCTCGGAGCGGAACGGGCCGCTCGGCAACGTGCTCGAGGACGGCGGGTTCGCTCGCGACGGACGCCCGTACTGCTTCTGCTCGCACTGCGTCGCCGCCGGTGAACGCCGAGGTATCGACAGCCGGCGCGCGGCCGAGGGCTACGTGAAGCTCTACCAGCTCGCCCGCGGTAACGACGACTCGAGCTTCATCCGGTTCCTGCGGCTGTTGCTGACGTACCCGGAGATCATCGCCTGGGAGCAGCTCTGGCACGAGGGCTACGAGGAGCTGCAGAAACGGCTGTACGGCGCGGTGAAGTTCCTAGCTCCCGACGTACAAGTCGGGTGGCACGTGTGGCACCACAACACCTTCTCGCCGCTGTACCGCGCCGAGATGGACTACACGCGCATCCGTGAGTACTCCGACTTTGTGAAGCCGGTGATGTACAACAACTGCGCCGGGTACCGCCTGCACCATCACATCTCCGCCTGGCGGCGCAGCATCTTCCGGGAGATCGACGAGCAGACGGTGTACGACCTGTTCCGCCAGTCACTCGGGTACGACGAAGCGATGCCGTTCGACGAGCTACCCGGCCGCGGGCTGTCCACGGACTACGTACGCCGCGAGACGACCCGCACGCTCAAGGAGATCGACGGACAAGCGCGGGTCTACCCCGGGCTCGATGTGAACGTCCCGACTCCGTCCCACGTCAAGCAGACCGGACCGGACGACATCGCCGACTCCTTGACCACCGCCCTCGACGCGGGGGCCGACGGCGTCATCCTCTCGCGGAAGTACTCCGAAATGGACCTCGGCAACCTCGAGGCCGTCGGCTCCACCCTGCGCCACCGCGCATCTGAAGCACAGCAGCACTCAGCGCAAGGGAGACCATCATGAAATCAAAAGCAACCCGCCTCGCTTCGCTCGGCGGGTGGGGTGGCCGGAAATCAGCAACCCGCCTCGCTTCGCTCGGTGGGTGGGGTGGGCGGAAATCAGCAACCCGCCTCGCTTCGGTCGGTGGGTGGGGTGGGCGGAAGGCTGTGCTCCGGCGGCCGGTCTTCTGGTATGCCGTGCTTTGCTCGCTTGCCCTGACCGTCTCCGCCTGTGGCGGCAGCGGCGGGTCCGCGGGCAGCTCCGGTGTCAAGGATGGTAAGGCCCTCTCGGTTCTGGTGACGACCGAGAACACCTCCGTTCCCGCCGAGCTCAAAGCTCTTGCCAACGGCAAGTGCAAGACCGAGGCGACGGCACTGCCGCTGGACATCCAGCAGTCGCCGAGCGCCGACATCCAGCAGAAGATCCAGTTGCTGGCAGGTCAGGACGCGCTGCCCGCACTGTTCGCCGGCGGCAACTCGTTCATCGACAAGGGCGGTGATCTGCAGAAGAACGGCCAGGTCCTCGACCTGGACAAGGCACTCACGGACCTCGGCGTGAACGACAAGATCACGCCGGCGGCGAAGTCGACCCTGAAGCAGCTCTACAGCGGGACAACTCCCTCACTGCCGTTCCAGTACAACATCGAGGGCATCTGGTACAACAAGAAGATCTTCGCCGAGCAGCACATCGCCGTACCGAAGACGTGGGGCGAGCTGCTTGCCGCGGCCGACAAGCTCAAGGCCGCGGGCATCACGCCGTTCACCGCCTCCGGTGCCACCAGCTGGACCATCAGCCGCTGGGTCGGGGCGTACCTGTTCCGCTCGCTCGGGACGAACGCCATGCTCGACGTCAAGGAGCACAAGGCGAAGCTCACCGACCCGCAGTACGTCGCGGCTGCGCAGGCGATCCAGGACCTCGGCAACAAGAAGTACTTCACCGACGGCATCAGCGGCATCGACTACGACACCGCGAACAACCAGTTCCTCACCGGGAAGGCCGCGATGATGTACATGGGCAGCTGGCTGCTTGCCCTGGTCAACGATCCGGGCAAGAACAAGATCGGTGACGCGGTCGGCCTGATGCCGTTCCCCGCGGTCGAGGGCGGCAAGGGCGACATCAACGCCTACCCGGCCAACACCGGCGCGCCGACGTCGGTGAACCCGAAGCTGTTCGGACCGAAGACCCAGGCCTGGGTGAAGTGCATCGCGACCAACTACGCCTCCGACTCGATGGAGCAGTCCGGCACGTTCTCGGGCTTCGTCATGGACCACCCGGTGAAGAACCTCCCGCCGCTGACGGCCGACGTACAGCAGCGGATCGACAAGTCGACTTCCACGGTGCTGTGGTTCGAAGCCCTCTTCAACAACAAGGCGAACCAGGACGCCGGCGGGTACGTCGTCAAGCTCCTCACCGGGAGCATGTCCGCGGCCGACTACATGGGCCTGCTGCAGAACGACCTCGACACCGCGCAGTAAGGAGAGCTCCATGGAATCGGTACTGGGGAACAAAAAGGCGGTCGCGGTCCTGCTCGGGCCGGCGCTGATCTTCTTCGTCGGCGTGATCGCCGTGCCGGTGGTCTGGTCGTTCGTCTACAGCCTGTACACCGGCAACGTCATCCGCGGCTTCACCTTCGTTGGTGCGGCCAACTTAACCCGGTTGTGGTCGGATCCCGAAGCCCACCAGGCGTTCTGGTTCACGCTCAAGTACGCGCTGGTTGTCACGGCCGGCCAGATCCTGCTCGGCTACGCGCTCGCGCTGCTGTACGTCTTCGTACTGCGTCGCGCCTCGACGCTCGTGCGCACGATGGTGTTCTTCCCGGTCGTCCTGCCGACGGTCTCGGTCAGCCTGCTGTTCAGCCGGTTCTTCCAGTACGCGCCGACCGACGGCCCGATCAACTCGATCCTGAAGGTGCTCGGTGCCCAGCACGTCGACTTCTTCTCCGCCGGCGGTACGTCGTTCATCGTCCTGGTCGTGATGGACCTCTGGCGGACGCAGGGCTTCTACGCGGTCTTGCTGTACGCCGGACTCGTGGAGATCCCCGACTCCGCCATCGACGCCGCCCGCGTGGACGGCGCCGGCGGGTGGCGGCTGGTGCGGCATGTCGTCGTACCGATGTCGCTGCCGGTGCTGTTCTCGGCGGTGATCT harbors:
- a CDS encoding four-carbon acid sugar kinase family protein, with protein sequence MTVAGFYGDDFTGSVDALLQFRRAGLSGVLVTGPAVELDGERTDVVGIAGTARSMPTEQMAAEVVPALRRLQALGPRIVQYKACSTADSAPHTGSIGRVLELAIELFPGAPVPIVFAQPDAGRYTVFGHHFARDDGVVYRLDRQPTMSAHPVTPVHESDLRLHLAEQTALELGSLQWTSYDGPLVMDADEPGVVCDAVSDDHLDRLAQAILESRQRFVIGSGGISGAIGRCADVAKRLPPLTTEAAKASGPTLVLNGSRSRLTRRQVDAAVAAGWLVLDLFAKETPDRVQTALARGSGVLVDSSVGRRTVPSAEVEDRLAAIADTSLQQRSTDGPVRLVLSGGDTSGNVLRRLGAERLRIVAQPWGNVALCHASGPAPHLQNVELVLKGGQMGHVSLFDDIRLGRPSKEAACSPTPVPALTHE
- a CDS encoding glycoside hydrolase family 127 protein; the encoded protein is MLTDTGASTHARMTSTSAVSLAGDGPLAALHARALTVTIPSMGAIMLDPATSHADENFRVAAGDVLGEHQGPPFMDGDLYKWLEAATVTRDPELQAIVTDAAKLIARAQRADGYLHTKTQIAGAEPLAVGTDFETYNFGHLMTLACIHHRVTGDDALLAVATRIGDFLAVQRPELLAECNVCPSHYMGVVELYRVTGERRYLELAKTLLDLHGSKGSAGTDDNQDVLPVREQRRAVGHAVRANYLYAGMADYAVETGDETVIAALESIWDDLVSSKLYVTGGCGALYDGASPDAGQDYYSVTKVHQSYGRPYQLPQTTAYNESCASLGLVFWAWRMLIRTGDAKYADEIERVLFNALPAMVGYDGKTYFYVNPLRQVRDLTYPLRRPGDPKDVAPPPSDQRERQEYMQACFCCPPNIARVSAELPYYVYAEGDDELWIHQFVTSEVRTTFNGVPVTVRQQTDYPVSGDIELTVEAERPVRGRLRVRVPGWADSVELEGPRDRGYVVLDREWHRDTVTVRIPLRPRLLTAHHFVEEATNQVCVVRGPVAYCLETADLNGLGLENVAIPQDASITVTPGSGMFAGHALLQVDVAILPSSHGPLYAELDQTPPRPAALQFVPYGLWANRGHGEMTVWLPLIRTFERSVA
- a CDS encoding aspartate/glutamate racemase family protein, with the protein product MTRIAFLHTGAVVIPTFAGLAAELLPDVEVQNLLDDKIVGDLGRGVAAEQIEQRLADLGGAAVAAGAEAVMFTCSSISQYAGPLAERLGVPVYRVDEAMADEAVQTGERVSVIATLQTTVQPTAALLRERAELLGRDVQIEEIVVPDAFEAAVAGDRDRHDALVAAAIKDRAAASDVVVLAQASMASAAAGLDLPVPVLTSPESGVRRLAERRS
- a CDS encoding ABC transporter substrate-binding protein, which translates into the protein MKSKATRLASLGGWGGRKSATRLASLGGWGGRKSATRLASVGGWGGRKAVLRRPVFWYAVLCSLALTVSACGGSGGSAGSSGVKDGKALSVLVTTENTSVPAELKALANGKCKTEATALPLDIQQSPSADIQQKIQLLAGQDALPALFAGGNSFIDKGGDLQKNGQVLDLDKALTDLGVNDKITPAAKSTLKQLYSGTTPSLPFQYNIEGIWYNKKIFAEQHIAVPKTWGELLAAADKLKAAGITPFTASGATSWTISRWVGAYLFRSLGTNAMLDVKEHKAKLTDPQYVAAAQAIQDLGNKKYFTDGISGIDYDTANNQFLTGKAAMMYMGSWLLALVNDPGKNKIGDAVGLMPFPAVEGGKGDINAYPANTGAPTSVNPKLFGPKTQAWVKCIATNYASDSMEQSGTFSGFVMDHPVKNLPPLTADVQQRIDKSTSTVLWFEALFNNKANQDAGGYVVKLLTGSMSAADYMGLLQNDLDTAQ
- a CDS encoding carbohydrate ABC transporter permease — translated: MESVLGNKKAVAVLLGPALIFFVGVIAVPVVWSFVYSLYTGNVIRGFTFVGAANLTRLWSDPEAHQAFWFTLKYALVVTAGQILLGYALALLYVFVLRRASTLVRTMVFFPVVLPTVSVSLLFSRFFQYAPTDGPINSILKVLGAQHVDFFSAGGTSFIVLVVMDLWRTQGFYAVLLYAGLVEIPDSAIDAARVDGAGGWRLVRHVVVPMSLPVLFSAVIFSFNASLKVFDSVLALTRGGPGSDTTPLNLFMYKTSFLSTDYGYGSTIALLITGVCLVVTLAIFRSSRRDLTKG